The proteins below come from a single Felis catus isolate Fca126 chromosome A1, F.catus_Fca126_mat1.0, whole genome shotgun sequence genomic window:
- the RGMB gene encoding repulsive guidance molecule B isoform X1 produces MKLEKRWRRDRAGWEGAAPLRALPLSGRSLRSLGGERAAPEAEPPSCPRVSLPPPGGGEASAALPSLCAPAAWLAAYFPSWQASRCRQGNACGDCQQPAQCRIQKCTTDFVSLTSHLNSAIDGFDSEFCKALRAYAGCTQRTSKACRGNLVYHSAVLGISDLMSQRNCSKDGPTSSTNPEVTHDPCNYHSHAGAREHRGGDLSPPSYLFCGLFGDPHLRTFKDHFQTCKVEGAWPLIDNNYLSVQVTNVPVVPGSSATATNKITIIFKAHRECTDQKVYQAVTDDLPAAFVDGSTSGGDGDTKSLLIVERESGRYVEMHARYIGTTVFVRQLGRYLTLAIRMPEDLAMSYEESQDLQLCVNGCPLSERIDDGQGQVSAILGHSVPRTSLAQAWPGYTLEAANAQCHEKMPVKDIYFQSCVFDLLTTGDANFTAAAHSALEDVEALHPRKERWHIFPSSSHGTPRGGGHLSVSLGLTCLIFIVFL; encoded by the exons ATGAAGCTAGAGAAAAG GTGGCGGAGAGATCGCGCTGGCTGGGAGGGTGCAGCCCCTCTCCGGGCGCTGCCCCTCTCCGGGCGCTCACTCCGCAGTCTAGGAGGCGAGAGAGCGGCCCCCGAGGCGgagcctccctcctgcccccgggTATCGCTGCCCCCACCTGGGGGGGGAGAGGCGAGCGCCGCGCTGCCCTCCCTCTGCGCCCCCGCCGCGTGGCTTGCGGCTTATTTTCCCAGCTGGCAAGCGTCGCGCTGCAGACAAGGGAATGCCTGTG GTGACTGCCAACAGCCGGCCCAATGTCGAATCCAGAAATGTACCACGGACTTTGTGTCCCTCACTTCACACCTGAACTCTGCCATTGATGGCTTTGACTCTGAGTTTTGCAAGGCCCTGCGTGCCTATGCTGGCTGCACCCAGCGAACTTCAAAAGCCTGCCGTGGTAACCTGGTGTACCATTCTGCTGTGTTGGGTATCAGTGACCTCATGAGCCAGAGGAACTGTTCTAAGGATGGACCCACATCCTCTACCAACCCCGAAGTGACCCATGACCCTTGTAACTATCACAGCCATGCAGGAGCCAGAGAACACAGGGGAGGGGACCTGAGCCCTCCCAGTTACCTTTTTTGTGGCTTGTTCGGAGATCCTCACCTTAGAACTTTCAAGGATCACTTTCAGACATGCAAAGTGGAAGGAGCCTGGCCACTCATAGATAATAATTATCTTTCAGTTCAAGTGACGAATGTGCCCGTGGTCCCTGGATCCAGTGCTACTGCTACAAATAAG ATAACCATCATCTTCAAAGCTCACCGTGAGTGCACAGATCAGAAAGTGTACCAAGCTGTGACAGATGACCTGCCGGCCGCCTTTGTGGATGGCAGCACCAGCGGTGGGGATGGCGACACCAAGAGCCTGCTTATCGTGGAGAGGGAGAGCGGCCGCTACGTGGAAATGCACGCCCGCTACATAGGGACCACGGTATTTGTGCGGCAGCTGGGTCGCTACCTGACCCTCGCCATCCGCATGCCTGAAGACCTGGCCATGTCCTATGAGGAAAGCCAGGACCTGCAGCTGTGTGTGAATGGCTGCCCCCTGAGCGAGCGCATTGATGACGGGCAGGGCCAGGTGTCTGCCATCCTGGGGCACAGCGTGCCTCGCACCTCATTGGCGCAGGCCTGGCCTGGCTACACACTGGAGGCTGCCAATGCTCAGTGCCACGAGAAGATGCCAGTGAAGGACATCTACTTCCAGTCCTGTGTCTTCGACCTGCTCACCACTGGGGATGCCAACTTCACTGCCGCTGCTCACAGTGCCTTGGAGGACGTGGAGGCGCTGCACCCGAGGAAGGAACGCTGGCACATCTTCCCGAGCAGTAGCCACGGGACACCCCGTGGAGGCGGCCATTTGTCTGTCAGTCTGGGACTCACATGCTTGATCTTTATTGTGTTTTTGTAG
- the RGMB gene encoding repulsive guidance molecule B isoform X2: MMRKKRKRGTSPGPCRSHGPEPATAPVPPPSPEPTRPAWTGMGLRAAPSCAAAAASAAAAGAEQRHRPQLCPPPLALLLLLLLSLGLLHAGDCQQPAQCRIQKCTTDFVSLTSHLNSAIDGFDSEFCKALRAYAGCTQRTSKACRGNLVYHSAVLGISDLMSQRNCSKDGPTSSTNPEVTHDPCNYHSHAGAREHRGGDLSPPSYLFCGLFGDPHLRTFKDHFQTCKVEGAWPLIDNNYLSVQVTNVPVVPGSSATATNKITIIFKAHRECTDQKVYQAVTDDLPAAFVDGSTSGGDGDTKSLLIVERESGRYVEMHARYIGTTVFVRQLGRYLTLAIRMPEDLAMSYEESQDLQLCVNGCPLSERIDDGQGQVSAILGHSVPRTSLAQAWPGYTLEAANAQCHEKMPVKDIYFQSCVFDLLTTGDANFTAAAHSALEDVEALHPRKERWHIFPSSSHGTPRGGGHLSVSLGLTCLIFIVFL; the protein is encoded by the exons ATGAT gaggaagaagagaaagcgAGGCACGTCCCCCGGTCCATGCCGCAGCCACGGCCCCGAACCCGCCACGGCGCCCGTGCCGCCGCCCTCGCCGGAGCCCACGAGACCTGCATGGACGGGCATGGGCTTGAGAGCAGCACCTTcctgcgccgccgccgccgcctccgccgctgCCGCCGGGGCTGAGCAGCGCCACCGCCCCCAGCTCTGCCCGCCGCCCCTGgcgttgctgctgctgctgctgctcagcCTCGGGCTGCTCCACGCAG GTGACTGCCAACAGCCGGCCCAATGTCGAATCCAGAAATGTACCACGGACTTTGTGTCCCTCACTTCACACCTGAACTCTGCCATTGATGGCTTTGACTCTGAGTTTTGCAAGGCCCTGCGTGCCTATGCTGGCTGCACCCAGCGAACTTCAAAAGCCTGCCGTGGTAACCTGGTGTACCATTCTGCTGTGTTGGGTATCAGTGACCTCATGAGCCAGAGGAACTGTTCTAAGGATGGACCCACATCCTCTACCAACCCCGAAGTGACCCATGACCCTTGTAACTATCACAGCCATGCAGGAGCCAGAGAACACAGGGGAGGGGACCTGAGCCCTCCCAGTTACCTTTTTTGTGGCTTGTTCGGAGATCCTCACCTTAGAACTTTCAAGGATCACTTTCAGACATGCAAAGTGGAAGGAGCCTGGCCACTCATAGATAATAATTATCTTTCAGTTCAAGTGACGAATGTGCCCGTGGTCCCTGGATCCAGTGCTACTGCTACAAATAAG ATAACCATCATCTTCAAAGCTCACCGTGAGTGCACAGATCAGAAAGTGTACCAAGCTGTGACAGATGACCTGCCGGCCGCCTTTGTGGATGGCAGCACCAGCGGTGGGGATGGCGACACCAAGAGCCTGCTTATCGTGGAGAGGGAGAGCGGCCGCTACGTGGAAATGCACGCCCGCTACATAGGGACCACGGTATTTGTGCGGCAGCTGGGTCGCTACCTGACCCTCGCCATCCGCATGCCTGAAGACCTGGCCATGTCCTATGAGGAAAGCCAGGACCTGCAGCTGTGTGTGAATGGCTGCCCCCTGAGCGAGCGCATTGATGACGGGCAGGGCCAGGTGTCTGCCATCCTGGGGCACAGCGTGCCTCGCACCTCATTGGCGCAGGCCTGGCCTGGCTACACACTGGAGGCTGCCAATGCTCAGTGCCACGAGAAGATGCCAGTGAAGGACATCTACTTCCAGTCCTGTGTCTTCGACCTGCTCACCACTGGGGATGCCAACTTCACTGCCGCTGCTCACAGTGCCTTGGAGGACGTGGAGGCGCTGCACCCGAGGAAGGAACGCTGGCACATCTTCCCGAGCAGTAGCCACGGGACACCCCGTGGAGGCGGCCATTTGTCTGTCAGTCTGGGACTCACATGCTTGATCTTTATTGTGTTTTTGTAG
- the RGMB gene encoding repulsive guidance molecule B isoform X3 — translation MGLRAAPSCAAAAASAAAAGAEQRHRPQLCPPPLALLLLLLLSLGLLHAGDCQQPAQCRIQKCTTDFVSLTSHLNSAIDGFDSEFCKALRAYAGCTQRTSKACRGNLVYHSAVLGISDLMSQRNCSKDGPTSSTNPEVTHDPCNYHSHAGAREHRGGDLSPPSYLFCGLFGDPHLRTFKDHFQTCKVEGAWPLIDNNYLSVQVTNVPVVPGSSATATNKITIIFKAHRECTDQKVYQAVTDDLPAAFVDGSTSGGDGDTKSLLIVERESGRYVEMHARYIGTTVFVRQLGRYLTLAIRMPEDLAMSYEESQDLQLCVNGCPLSERIDDGQGQVSAILGHSVPRTSLAQAWPGYTLEAANAQCHEKMPVKDIYFQSCVFDLLTTGDANFTAAAHSALEDVEALHPRKERWHIFPSSSHGTPRGGGHLSVSLGLTCLIFIVFL, via the exons ATGGGCTTGAGAGCAGCACCTTcctgcgccgccgccgccgcctccgccgctgCCGCCGGGGCTGAGCAGCGCCACCGCCCCCAGCTCTGCCCGCCGCCCCTGgcgttgctgctgctgctgctgctcagcCTCGGGCTGCTCCACGCAG GTGACTGCCAACAGCCGGCCCAATGTCGAATCCAGAAATGTACCACGGACTTTGTGTCCCTCACTTCACACCTGAACTCTGCCATTGATGGCTTTGACTCTGAGTTTTGCAAGGCCCTGCGTGCCTATGCTGGCTGCACCCAGCGAACTTCAAAAGCCTGCCGTGGTAACCTGGTGTACCATTCTGCTGTGTTGGGTATCAGTGACCTCATGAGCCAGAGGAACTGTTCTAAGGATGGACCCACATCCTCTACCAACCCCGAAGTGACCCATGACCCTTGTAACTATCACAGCCATGCAGGAGCCAGAGAACACAGGGGAGGGGACCTGAGCCCTCCCAGTTACCTTTTTTGTGGCTTGTTCGGAGATCCTCACCTTAGAACTTTCAAGGATCACTTTCAGACATGCAAAGTGGAAGGAGCCTGGCCACTCATAGATAATAATTATCTTTCAGTTCAAGTGACGAATGTGCCCGTGGTCCCTGGATCCAGTGCTACTGCTACAAATAAG ATAACCATCATCTTCAAAGCTCACCGTGAGTGCACAGATCAGAAAGTGTACCAAGCTGTGACAGATGACCTGCCGGCCGCCTTTGTGGATGGCAGCACCAGCGGTGGGGATGGCGACACCAAGAGCCTGCTTATCGTGGAGAGGGAGAGCGGCCGCTACGTGGAAATGCACGCCCGCTACATAGGGACCACGGTATTTGTGCGGCAGCTGGGTCGCTACCTGACCCTCGCCATCCGCATGCCTGAAGACCTGGCCATGTCCTATGAGGAAAGCCAGGACCTGCAGCTGTGTGTGAATGGCTGCCCCCTGAGCGAGCGCATTGATGACGGGCAGGGCCAGGTGTCTGCCATCCTGGGGCACAGCGTGCCTCGCACCTCATTGGCGCAGGCCTGGCCTGGCTACACACTGGAGGCTGCCAATGCTCAGTGCCACGAGAAGATGCCAGTGAAGGACATCTACTTCCAGTCCTGTGTCTTCGACCTGCTCACCACTGGGGATGCCAACTTCACTGCCGCTGCTCACAGTGCCTTGGAGGACGTGGAGGCGCTGCACCCGAGGAAGGAACGCTGGCACATCTTCCCGAGCAGTAGCCACGGGACACCCCGTGGAGGCGGCCATTTGTCTGTCAGTCTGGGACTCACATGCTTGATCTTTATTGTGTTTTTGTAG
- the RGMB gene encoding repulsive guidance molecule B isoform X4, translating into MSLLAGDCQQPAQCRIQKCTTDFVSLTSHLNSAIDGFDSEFCKALRAYAGCTQRTSKACRGNLVYHSAVLGISDLMSQRNCSKDGPTSSTNPEVTHDPCNYHSHAGAREHRGGDLSPPSYLFCGLFGDPHLRTFKDHFQTCKVEGAWPLIDNNYLSVQVTNVPVVPGSSATATNKITIIFKAHRECTDQKVYQAVTDDLPAAFVDGSTSGGDGDTKSLLIVERESGRYVEMHARYIGTTVFVRQLGRYLTLAIRMPEDLAMSYEESQDLQLCVNGCPLSERIDDGQGQVSAILGHSVPRTSLAQAWPGYTLEAANAQCHEKMPVKDIYFQSCVFDLLTTGDANFTAAAHSALEDVEALHPRKERWHIFPSSSHGTPRGGGHLSVSLGLTCLIFIVFL; encoded by the exons ATGAGCCTTCTAGCAG GTGACTGCCAACAGCCGGCCCAATGTCGAATCCAGAAATGTACCACGGACTTTGTGTCCCTCACTTCACACCTGAACTCTGCCATTGATGGCTTTGACTCTGAGTTTTGCAAGGCCCTGCGTGCCTATGCTGGCTGCACCCAGCGAACTTCAAAAGCCTGCCGTGGTAACCTGGTGTACCATTCTGCTGTGTTGGGTATCAGTGACCTCATGAGCCAGAGGAACTGTTCTAAGGATGGACCCACATCCTCTACCAACCCCGAAGTGACCCATGACCCTTGTAACTATCACAGCCATGCAGGAGCCAGAGAACACAGGGGAGGGGACCTGAGCCCTCCCAGTTACCTTTTTTGTGGCTTGTTCGGAGATCCTCACCTTAGAACTTTCAAGGATCACTTTCAGACATGCAAAGTGGAAGGAGCCTGGCCACTCATAGATAATAATTATCTTTCAGTTCAAGTGACGAATGTGCCCGTGGTCCCTGGATCCAGTGCTACTGCTACAAATAAG ATAACCATCATCTTCAAAGCTCACCGTGAGTGCACAGATCAGAAAGTGTACCAAGCTGTGACAGATGACCTGCCGGCCGCCTTTGTGGATGGCAGCACCAGCGGTGGGGATGGCGACACCAAGAGCCTGCTTATCGTGGAGAGGGAGAGCGGCCGCTACGTGGAAATGCACGCCCGCTACATAGGGACCACGGTATTTGTGCGGCAGCTGGGTCGCTACCTGACCCTCGCCATCCGCATGCCTGAAGACCTGGCCATGTCCTATGAGGAAAGCCAGGACCTGCAGCTGTGTGTGAATGGCTGCCCCCTGAGCGAGCGCATTGATGACGGGCAGGGCCAGGTGTCTGCCATCCTGGGGCACAGCGTGCCTCGCACCTCATTGGCGCAGGCCTGGCCTGGCTACACACTGGAGGCTGCCAATGCTCAGTGCCACGAGAAGATGCCAGTGAAGGACATCTACTTCCAGTCCTGTGTCTTCGACCTGCTCACCACTGGGGATGCCAACTTCACTGCCGCTGCTCACAGTGCCTTGGAGGACGTGGAGGCGCTGCACCCGAGGAAGGAACGCTGGCACATCTTCCCGAGCAGTAGCCACGGGACACCCCGTGGAGGCGGCCATTTGTCTGTCAGTCTGGGACTCACATGCTTGATCTTTATTGTGTTTTTGTAG